Proteins co-encoded in one uncultured Draconibacterium sp. genomic window:
- a CDS encoding transposase codes for MYKNNQVYRRYSESFKLKILSELSTGKYNKRQLGRIYGIQNSTINEWIKKYNRTDLMNTRINVEPKDEITRIKALQKEVEKLKEALVKKDLDQLVLDSYLEVSAEKLGFKNAEELKKKLGKKR; via the coding sequence ATGTATAAAAATAATCAAGTTTACAGACGTTATTCGGAAAGTTTCAAACTCAAAATTTTATCCGAACTTAGTACCGGTAAGTATAACAAACGGCAGCTCGGACGTATTTATGGCATTCAAAACAGTACAATCAATGAATGGATCAAAAAATACAACAGAACTGACTTAATGAACACTCGTATAAACGTGGAACCTAAAGACGAAATCACCAGAATTAAAGCACTACAAAAAGAAGTTGAAAAGCTCAAAGAAGCCCTTGTTAAGAAAGATCTGGACCAGTTGGTACTGGATTCATATCTTGAAGTATCAGCTGAAAAACTAGGTTTCAAAAACGCCGAAGAATTAAAAAAAAAATTAGGCAAGAAACGCTAA
- a CDS encoding tetratricopeptide repeat protein: protein MKLIFTFILILTFGFVFSQENELNESKKLIGEKKYDSAFIILDKLDPNNQNSEIVIEKTTILLDYFVTSMMHQMFALKDLEENENLMDIRGTEGTYSMYYFPPDSILNVLIEQNPNNFKLRKTLGYFYHEVNQKYGGNWLEPDSIIFKRIIENYDLAYKNGISDYWSLYGIGYAYLNQNKIEESIPYFTKSIELNDTYPSSYYNLAYAYLSIDEREKAIENAKKALDLYEYADYKSDAANMIAIIYTELNDFQNALKYHQEANSITPNNYYVLKPLLALEVKTESKEYKNRTIEFFNIAPGNPTIYQNLEEIYWTNGKENDLLNFLESQKTKFDDDFKVLGNLNFYIARVYDGKKDIENAKLNFEKAREIFKKVYESNHAVFEIIDTYLKEN, encoded by the coding sequence ATGAAACTAATCTTTACATTTATTCTAATCCTGACTTTTGGTTTTGTCTTTTCACAAGAAAATGAACTGAATGAATCAAAAAAATTAATTGGAGAAAAGAAATACGATTCAGCCTTTATAATACTTGATAAACTTGACCCAAATAATCAAAATTCTGAGATTGTTATTGAAAAAACTACAATCCTTCTTGATTATTTTGTTACAAGTATGATGCATCAAATGTTTGCACTAAAGGATTTAGAAGAGAATGAAAACCTAATGGATATCAGAGGAACTGAGGGAACATATTCAATGTACTACTTTCCTCCTGATTCAATCCTAAATGTTTTGATTGAGCAAAATCCAAATAATTTCAAACTCAGAAAAACATTAGGATATTTCTATCACGAAGTCAATCAAAAATATGGAGGTAATTGGCTTGAGCCGGATTCAATAATTTTCAAAAGAATAATTGAGAATTATGATTTAGCATATAAAAATGGAATATCTGATTATTGGTCATTATATGGAATAGGTTATGCCTACTTGAACCAAAATAAAATTGAAGAATCAATTCCGTATTTTACTAAATCAATTGAATTAAATGACACTTATCCATCAAGTTACTATAATCTTGCATATGCGTATTTATCAATCGATGAAAGAGAAAAAGCAATTGAAAATGCTAAAAAAGCATTGGATTTATATGAATACGCAGATTATAAATCTGACGCAGCAAATATGATTGCCATAATTTATACAGAATTGAATGATTTTCAAAACGCCCTAAAATATCATCAAGAAGCAAATTCAATAACACCAAACAATTACTATGTATTAAAACCACTTTTAGCATTAGAAGTAAAAACAGAATCAAAAGAATATAAAAACAGAACAATTGAATTTTTTAACATCGCGCCTGGAAATCCGACCATATATCAAAACCTTGAAGAAATTTATTGGACAAATGGGAAAGAAAATGATTTGTTAAACTTTTTAGAGAGTCAAAAAACAAAATTTGACGATGATTTTAAAGTTCTTGGAAATCTTAATTTTTATATTGCAAGAGTTTATGACGGGAAAAAAGATATTGAAAACGCTAAATTAAATTTTGAGAAAGCACGAGAAATATTTAAAAAAGTATACGAATCAAATCATGCAGTATTTGAAATAATTGATACTTACTTAAAAGAAAATTAA